CAGTACTCGATCCAGCTCTTCTAAAGTATGCACTTCGATTAAGGCTGTCATCCCCAAAGAGGTAGCAATCTTTAAAAAATATTGCAGATCCTTATCCGAGAGAATAGCGGCAATGAGAAGCACCGCATCGGCTCCATTTGCCCGTGCCAGGTAGATTTGGTAGGGATAGATGACAAAATCCTTACACAACAAAGGCACATCCACAGCCTGACGAATCTCGCGCAGGTAGACAAAACTGCCCTGAAAGAACCGTTGATCGGTCAAGACTGAAATACAAGCAGCACCAGCCGACTCATAAGCCTGGGCGATCGCCACGGGGTCAAAGTCAGCCCGAATCACCCCTTTGCTAGGGGATGCTTTCTTAACTTCGGCGATCAGAGCAGGTTTCCGGGTAGATTGCTTTAACGCCGCTACAAAATCGCGAGGTGGCGGCAGCGTTTTCACATTATGTTGCAGTTCTCGGAGCGGAGTCCGTTCGCGCATCTGCTCGACTTCTGTTTCTTTGTGCCAAACGAT
This DNA window, taken from Oscillatoria sp. FACHB-1407, encodes the following:
- the trpC gene encoding indole-3-glycerol phosphate synthase TrpC codes for the protein MMQIRRRPPNPAVAVENLRYQVKMPGAEPQHILEEIVWHKETEVEQMRERTPLRELQHNVKTLPPPRDFVAALKQSTRKPALIAEVKKASPSKGVIRADFDPVAIAQAYESAGAACISVLTDQRFFQGSFVYLREIRQAVDVPLLCKDFVIYPYQIYLARANGADAVLLIAAILSDKDLQYFLKIATSLGMTALIEVHTLEELDRVLALETVALLGINNRNLETFAVDLETTRSLLAERSAVIQERDIVIVSESGLHQFSDLQQVQQAGANAVLIGESLVRQPDPAAAIATLFAG